A genomic stretch from Lathyrus oleraceus cultivar Zhongwan6 chromosome 2, CAAS_Psat_ZW6_1.0, whole genome shotgun sequence includes:
- the LOC127117841 gene encoding vesicle transport protein GOT1: MLSFEMNDRKKIGLGLTGFGIFFSFLGVIFFFDKGLLAMGNILFVSGVSLTIGLKSTMQFFMKRSNFKGTISFGIGFLILMVGWPILGMIIEAYGFIVLFSGFWPTVSVFIQKIPVLGWLVQLPFIRSLFDRNRGKRMPV; this comes from the exons ATGCTTTCCTTTGAGATGAATGATCGAAAAA AGATTGGATTAGGATTAACTGGCTTTGGTATATTTTTCTCTTTCCTTGGGGTTATCTTCTTCTTCGACAAGGGATTGCTAGCCATGGGAAAT ATCTTGTTTGTTTCTGGAGTGTCCTTAACCATTGGGCTGAAGTCCACTATGCAATTCTTCATGAAACGAAGTAATTTTAAG GGAACAATCTCATTTGGTATTGGGTTCTTGATTCTCATGGTGGGATGGCCTATTTTGGGCATGATTATTGAAGCTTACGGGTTCATCGTACTATTCAG TGGTTTCTGGCCTACAGTGTCTGTTTTTATACAGAAGATTCCTGTTCTTGGTTGGTTGGTTCAACTGCCATTCATCCGATCG TTATTTGACCGGAATAGGGGTAAACGAATGCCTGTGTAG